The Synechococcus sp. RS9909 genomic interval TCAAATACGACGGTCTCAATCCGACGGGGTCCTTCAAGGACCGCGGCATGACCATGGCGATCAGTAAGGCCAAGGAGGCGGGCTGCGAAGCGGTGATCTGTGCCAGCACCGGCAACACCTCGGCCGCTGCCGCCGCCTACGCCCGCCGTGCCGGCATGCGGGCCTTCGTGCTGATCCCCGATGGCTACGTGGCCCAAGGAAAATTGGCGCAAGCCCTGGTGTATGGCGCCGAGGTTCTGGCGATCCGGGGCAATTTCGATCGTGCGCTCGACATCGTGCGTGAGGCCTCCGACCGCTATCCGGTCACCCTGGTCAACTCCGTCAATCCCTACCGGCTGCAAGGCCAGAAAACCGCGGCGTTCGAAGTGATCGAAGCCTTGGGTGATGCGCCCGACTGGCTCTGTATCCCGATGGGCAATGCCGGCAACATCACCGCCTACTGGATGGGCTTTCAGGAATATCACCAGGCCGGTCGCAGCCGCACCCTGCCGCGAATGATGGGCTTTCAGGCCAGCGGCTCTGCCCCCTTGGTGAGCAACACCACGGTGGAGGATCCCCACACCATCGCCACGGCGATCCGCATCGGCAATCCGGTGAACCGGGAGAAGGCGATCGCCGCTCGCACCGCCAGCAACGGCGCCTTTCTCGATGTGACCGACGCGGAGATCGTGGCGGCCTACAAACTGCTGGGAGGCCAGGAGGGCGTGTTCTGCGAACCGGCCAGCGCCGCCTCCGTGGCCGGATTGCTCAAACGCAAGGAGGAGGTTCCCGCCGGAGCGACCGTGGTCTGCGTG includes:
- the thrC gene encoding threonine synthase; translated protein: MQDWPGLIEAYRSWLPVSDATPVVTLREGATPLIPVPSIAERIGRGVKVFVKYDGLNPTGSFKDRGMTMAISKAKEAGCEAVICASTGNTSAAAAAYARRAGMRAFVLIPDGYVAQGKLAQALVYGAEVLAIRGNFDRALDIVREASDRYPVTLVNSVNPYRLQGQKTAAFEVIEALGDAPDWLCIPMGNAGNITAYWMGFQEYHQAGRSRTLPRMMGFQASGSAPLVSNTTVEDPHTIATAIRIGNPVNREKAIAARTASNGAFLDVTDAEIVAAYKLLGGQEGVFCEPASAASVAGLLKRKEEVPAGATVVCVLTGNGLKDPDCAINNNDAAFHTDLDPDLGTVARVMGF